From Quercus robur chromosome 8, dhQueRobu3.1, whole genome shotgun sequence:
TAAACAAATATGGTCATAGCCTGCACGCTTGACTAAACATACAAGTCATCCCTTTGAAATGTTACTCTCACCTTTTGAAATGTTATTTTCACCGAGATCGGCTCCCTCAGCAGTCAAACTTAACAGCCAAagctcaaaagtcaaaacccaACTAAAACACCTGCTCAACGTGATAACAATCAAGCTCAAATTTTACATTGCATTAAGAAAGTATTGACTAGGGACATAACAAGCAAATGCACGTAATGGCCCAAGATGTAGGGAAAATTAAAGTCTGGATCACAATGGATATGTGGTATAATGTTGCAATTAATGTTTACAGTACAAACCCTATCAATGAAAGTGTATGTTTCAggcaaattttaaaattaaacatcttTTTTAACCCTTGAATATGCATCAACACTAATTAATTGCTCGCACTATAAGAGAAAATCCTAAAACCTTTCTTGCTAACATATACTTTTAAGCCTCGCTTTTTAGAACCATTGCAACATCAAAGATAGGGTGGCTACAactatcaataaaattattgaagGCACGAAATAACCCATTATCAGTTTAGTAGTCAGTAAAATAACACAATATGCAACTATAGAATGTAGACAGTGTAAGAATTACAATGAAATCACAAGGGGTATAAAGCACAAAGTATCAGTTTGGCAGTCAGTATGAACTAAAAAACAGAGCTGCATCTTCGTGACGTCCTAGTCAGTCTATAgagtatataaattttaaccATGAACCAACCCAAGAATATTCAAGATGGGATAATCTGTATGGTTTCACATAGGCAACTTTCTCACTAATTCAGCATTACTTGATGCAGATGTAGCTTCCAATCTTGAAGCTCACAGAGAGTAGTAGGacccaaaagaacaaaaagaagcaCCAGCACCGTGAAACTACAGACGATCCCTTGCCAGTGAGTGAGACAGCCAACGGCACAGAATTGGCAGAATTCATGTCAGCTTGTGGCAGCACATATGACAAGAGGAGGCTGACATCATTATTCTTGCCAAGTGACCAGTCCATCCCATTGCCAGTTAAAGTTGTGTTTCTTATTCTGATCATACCAGCAGTGACACGAACTGAGCTGGAGGATTGTGCAGCAGAGTGTAACCTAAGAGCTGCATGATCTTTTGCAGGGAACTCTGCAGCAAACGCGGGAGGAGCAGGGATGCTTCCCAACATATGACTGGCCCGTTTGACAAATGGATGCTTATCATCTGCACCATAGATCAGGCACACAAGAAtaagcaaaatcaaaagaagggaaaagggaAAACAAGACCAGACCTACATACAAGTCTCAAGGGACTATATGGCTGCTTCAAACTTTTACCACTCTTCACATATTTATGGacatagaaacaccaaaaaGTAAGTGACTGGAAGAGCTGAGAGATTTTGTCAAATTAAGATAAATCTTACCTGATTCATATATTGTGGCCTCAGGCTTATGCTTTGAAGATGATGCATCATTGTTGCGTTGTGCCTCTGGTAGATGCAGAGTCTCATTGAAGACTTGGTCAGTTCCTCCATTCTCATGCTGTTACAGAGTAATTAAATTAAGTAAATGCTGCAATGACAAAATCCCAACATACAGGTATGAGCTAGTGTATTTAAAGAATTAATCCTTTACCTTCTGAAGTGCTTGGTCAAAAACAGAGTTATCAGTCCCCATGATTTCAGACGGatcaaatgttaaaaattgTGTGTTGTCATCATCTGCATCAAAGAATGTTAGGTACTCATCAAGCATGTCAAAACCTTCAGGATCTGCCTCCACAGGATTTGAAAGATCATTAGCTTCAAGATATAATCCATCACCCATTGGAGCATTATCAGCAGCATCCATGTAGAATTCATCGAGCGAGTAATTGACTTCAGCTGGATTCACATTATTGCTTGATTCAACAAATCCTCCAAGTGAGTAATTGACTTCAGCAGGATTCACATTATTGCTTGATTCAACATAATATTCATCTTTGACTGGATTTGTACCCATCCCATATTGTTCTGGTATGTTTAAAAATTGGTCATACTGTGGCTCAGAGGTTTCACCAGCGCCTATGATAGGCTTTTGATCATCTTCAATGAACTCCCCAGAATGCTCAGCATGGTTGCTCGTTTCCCCATAATAAAAGTTCAACGGGGGAGGATTTTCGGATGGAATATTTATCTCAAGATTCTGGAAAAGCAAAACATGTTTACAAAATTTGAGAATTCAGAAATGACTCTGTGTGGATGTTTTTTTCATACTAAGCATAAACTTGAATCCAAGGTTGCAGCTTATGGAGGGAGGGGGACATTAAT
This genomic window contains:
- the LOC126697153 gene encoding NAC domain-containing protein 53, producing MGRDESATSLAPGFRFHPTDEELVRYYLKRKVLNKPFKFDPISVVDIYKSEPWDLPSKSKLKSRDLEWYFFSALDKKYGNSSRTNRATEKGYWKTTGKDRPIRQNSRTVGMKKTLVYHNGRAPRGARSNWVMHEYRLIDEDLEKSGLVLDAFVLCRIFQKSGTGPKNGEQYGAPFVEEEWEDDDVEVFMPGEAAAAEVVMVGDDAFVETNDLDQNLEINIPSENPPPLNFYYGETSNHAEHSGEFIEDDQKPIIGAGETSEPQYDQFLNIPEQYGMGTNPVKDEYYVESSNNVNPAEVNYSLGGFVESSNNVNPAEVNYSLDEFYMDAADNAPMGDGLYLEANDLSNPVEADPEGFDMLDEYLTFFDADDDNTQFLTFDPSEIMGTDNSVFDQALQKHENGGTDQVFNETLHLPEAQRNNDASSSKHKPEATIYESDDKHPFVKRASHMLGSIPAPPAFAAEFPAKDHAALRLHSAAQSSSSVRVTAGMIRIRNTTLTGNGMDWSLGKNNDVSLLLSYVLPQADMNSANSVPLAVSLTGKGSSVVSRCWCFFLFFWVLLLSVSFKIGSYICIK